Part of the Pseudooceanicola algae genome is shown below.
TGGAGAAAGTCGAGCATCCCGTCCGGGCGCAGCAGCGCGGCGGTCAGCCGCCCGGTGGCATAGGCCCCGGTATCCACGGCGATCCGTCCGGCGGTCTCATGGGGCATGTCGACGATCGTATGGCCATGGACGATCCACTGGCCGTCGCCGCGGGGCGTGGTTTCGAAAGCCTCGTGTCCCCAGAGCAGGGTCTGGCTGCTTTGTTCGGGGATGGGCAGCGCCGGATCGGCCGCGGCATGTACGACGGTGACATTGCCGCTGCTCCAGTGCAGCGGCAGCTTGGTCAGCCAGCTTTCGAGATCCGGGCCGAGGGCGGTGCGCAGCTGATCGCGCTGCTTGATCCAGGCTTCTTCCCCGGCGTTGTCGGAGACGAAGCCAAGCCCGAAGCTGGCCATGGTTTGCAACCCGCCGTAGCGGTTCCAGCGCGGACCGTGGCGGGCCGGGGAGTCGAGGAAGTCGAGCATCATGCGTTCGTGGTTGCCCATCAGGCAGATCACCTCGCGCGGTGTCGCGCCGGATGGGTCACCGGAAGTCGGGCCGGTCTGCAGGGCGTGCAGCTGGCGCAGCACCTGGGCGCTCTTCTCGCCGCGGTCGATGTAATCGCCGACAAAGATCATGGGCGCATCTTCGGGCAGGGTTTGCCCGAGTCGTTCGAGCATGCGTTCCAGAAGGTCGTCGCGACCGTGGATATCGCCGATGGCGCAGAAGGCGCGATCCGGCGCACGGGGTGCGTCGAAGGATAGCGGGGTGGGGCGGGCGAGCAGGCGGCGCAGGAATCTCATGCTTTTCAGTTAGTGCGAAGCGGAGGGGCTGTCACGGGGCAATTCCGGGGAGGGTCGGGATGCGGCGTCCGGGAGAGCCATAATTTTCGCGTTCAGGCGGTTTCGCGGGGAGTTTTTCGCCGATCCTGAACAAGGATGGTAGCAATCGAGGGGATGACCGCATATGCACTTCGGGAGGCAGGACGATGCGGGAAGAACAGTGCGCAAAGCCAAAATTTTACGCTCCGAAAGACGAGGTAGCGACGGTGTCGGTGGGGCCTGTACCTTAGCGATTGTCGTGCTTTTGGGCACTCCGGCCGCAGCGCAGACCACGGCTGATGGCGGGCGCCCCACCTTGGGCTTTTACGGCGCGCCAGGCATGCTGGACATGCCGACAGCCGAGATGATGGACGATGGCGAGATCTCTGCCACGGTCGGCACCTTCGGGGGGCTGAACCGTGGGGCGGTCACCTTCCAGATTACGCCGCGCCTGCAGGGGGGCTTCCGCTATTCGGGGCTGGAGCGCGAGGGCGACGATACGTTTTCGGATCCGAGCGACCTCTATTTCGACCGGGCCTTCGATGTCAGCTACCAGATCGTCACCGAAGGGGCCGGACGACCGGCCGTGACCATCGGCCTGCGCGATTTCGGCGGCACCGGGATCTACGCCAGCGAATATGTCGTGGCGACCAAGAATTTCGACAGCGGGCTGAGCGCGACCCTTGGCATGGGCTGGGGACGGTACGGTTCGTACAACAGTTTCCGCAACCCGATTTCCTATATCTTCGATGGTTTCCGCACTCGCCCCGACAACGATTCCCGTGTGGCCGAGGGGAACGTGGGCGACGTGGACTTCGGCCAGTGGTTCCACGGGCCGGCGGCGCTTTTCGGCGGGGTGCAGTACCGCTACAACGACCAGCTGGTACTGACGCTGGAATATTCCTCGGACGCCTATGACGAGGACTCGGATCCCAGCGATTTCGTCCGCGATATCCCCATCAACTTCGGCGCCACCTACCAGTTCGACAATGGTGTCGACCTGACCGGCGCCTACATGTACGGCGAGACCTTCGGCGTCCTGCTGAGCTATCGTTTCAATCCCAAGTCTCCGCCGGGTCCGGACGGAGGCCGCGCAGGGCTGGGACCGGTCGTGGTCCCCCGCAGCGCCGCGCCGCTTGGGTGGGGCACGGATCTGGATGAGGCGCGCGACGGGACCGCCGCTGCCGCGCCGGCCGGTCAGGCGCAGATGGAAGCGGTCCTGCGCCGCACCCTTGGCGCCCAGGGGATCGTGATGCTGGGGGCCCGTCAGGAAGGCAGCAGTATCCGCATCTGGATGGAGAACACGCAGTTCCAGGCCGAGGCCGAGGCGCTAGGCCGGGCCGCACGCGCCCTGACGGCGGTGCTGCCGGCGGGCATCGAGACCATGGTGCTGATCCCCGTCGCCCAGGGCATGCCGCTGTCGGAAGTGACCCTGCACCGCGCCGATCTGGAAGAATTGCAGGACGACCTGGACGGCAGCTGGAAAATGTTCAGCCGCGCCGCGATCGGCGAAGCCGCGCCCCTGCCGTCCTCGGTGGCGACGACGGTCGGCGCACGCTTCTCCTACGGGGTCTCGGCCTACGTGGGGCCGACCTTCTCCAACCCGGACAATCTGCTGGCCGAAGGCGGGCTGCGTTTCAATGCCGCCTATGTGCCGCGCCCGGGCCTGGTGCTGTCGACCGAACTGCGCCAGCCTCTGTTGCGGACCGGCAGCGGCGAGGTTCCCCTGACCACGGGGTCCGGGATCACCCGGGTGCGCAGCGATGCGGGCCTCTTCGAGGATGATTACGATTTCGAGGTCCGGCAGCTGAAGGCGGCCTATTTCGCCCGCCCGGCAAGCGCATTTTACAGCCGCCTCTCGGCGGGCTACCTCGAAGAGATGTATGCCGGGGTCTCCGGCGAATTGCTCTGGAAACCTGTTGCCAGCCAGCTGGCCCTGGGGGCCGAGCTCAACTACGCGATGAAACGGTCGCCCGACGAGCTGATGGGCCTCGGGGATTACGAGACGATGACGGGTTATCTTTCGGCCTATTACGATCTCGGCGATGGCTACATGGCGCAGGTGGATGCCGGGCGCTACCTGGCCCAGGACTGGGGCGGCAGCCTGTCGCTGCAACGCGAATTCGACAACGG
Proteins encoded:
- a CDS encoding metallophosphoesterase family protein; amino-acid sequence: MRFLRRLLARPTPLSFDAPRAPDRAFCAIGDIHGRDDLLERMLERLGQTLPEDAPMIFVGDYIDRGEKSAQVLRQLHALQTGPTSGDPSGATPREVICLMGNHERMMLDFLDSPARHGPRWNRYGGLQTMASFGLGFVSDNAGEEAWIKQRDQLRTALGPDLESWLTKLPLHWSSGNVTVVHAAADPALPIPEQSSQTLLWGHEAFETTPRGDGQWIVHGHTIVDMPHETAGRIAVDTGAYATGRLTAALLRPDGMLDFLQA
- a CDS encoding YjbH domain-containing protein, producing MHFGRQDDAGRTVRKAKILRSERRGSDGVGGACTLAIVVLLGTPAAAQTTADGGRPTLGFYGAPGMLDMPTAEMMDDGEISATVGTFGGLNRGAVTFQITPRLQGGFRYSGLEREGDDTFSDPSDLYFDRAFDVSYQIVTEGAGRPAVTIGLRDFGGTGIYASEYVVATKNFDSGLSATLGMGWGRYGSYNSFRNPISYIFDGFRTRPDNDSRVAEGNVGDVDFGQWFHGPAALFGGVQYRYNDQLVLTLEYSSDAYDEDSDPSDFVRDIPINFGATYQFDNGVDLTGAYMYGETFGVLLSYRFNPKSPPGPDGGRAGLGPVVVPRSAAPLGWGTDLDEARDGTAAAAPAGQAQMEAVLRRTLGAQGIVMLGARQEGSSIRIWMENTQFQAEAEALGRAARALTAVLPAGIETMVLIPVAQGMPLSEVTLHRADLEELQDDLDGSWKMFSRAAIGEAAPLPSSVATTVGARFSYGVSAYVGPTFSNPDNLLAEGGLRFNAAYVPRPGLVLSTELRQPLLRTGSGEVPLTTGSGITRVRSDAGLFEDDYDFEVRQLKAAYFARPASAFYSRLSAGYLEEMYAGVSGELLWKPVASQLALGAELNYAMKRSPDELMGLGDYETMTGYLSAYYDLGDGYMAQVDAGRYLAQDWGGSLSLQREFDNGFILGAYMTLTDVPFEDFGEGSFDKGIYFSVPFTWLWGKPSPRNYSAVWKPINGDGGARMQISDRLYDRVRSAQSRELQDSWGRFWR